From the genome of Chelmon rostratus isolate fCheRos1 chromosome 1, fCheRos1.pri, whole genome shotgun sequence, one region includes:
- the LOC121608939 gene encoding retinal cone rhodopsin-sensitive cGMP 3',5'-cyclic phosphodiesterase subunit gamma-like, whose translation MNAAATEGSKAAPPKFKQKETRQFKSKAPKAGQKGFDNDVPGMEGLGDSAVVCPWEAFGDMELSDLAQFGIV comes from the exons ATGAATGCAGCAGCAACCGAAGGCTCCAAGGCCGCCCCCCCCAAGTTCAAGCAGAAGGAGACGAGGCAGTTCAAGAGCAAGGCTCCCAAAGCCGGACAGAAGGG GTTCGATAACGACGTCCCGGGGATGGAGGGTCTCGGAG ACTCTGCGGTGGTCTGCCCCTGGGAGGCGTTCGGCGACATGGAGCTGAGCGACCTGGCTCAGTTTGGAATCGTCTAG
- the LOC121617299 gene encoding guanylyl cyclase-activating protein 2-like: MGQGQSGEEKEVTLQNIQELYRKFASECPSGNLHLHEFKKIFGINSSSTEEEAAYMENLFRSFDTNKDGHIDFLEYVAAVHLVLRGKLEDKLRWSFKVYDRDGNGCLDRQEVKHIVKIIYRIKKHNDPSITVNIEDICDRIFELVDKNKDSQISLEEFIDGAEKDPWVMEQLKLDIGPCDWFMGQQEKKP; the protein is encoded by the exons aTGGGTCAAGGACAGAGcggagaagaaaaggaagtgaCTCTTCAGAACATCCAGGAACTCTACCGTAAGTTTGCGAGCGAATGCCCGAGTGGAAATCTGCACTTACACGAATTCAAGAAGATCTTTGGAATcaacagcagctccacagaagaagaagctgcgTACATGGAAAACCTGTTTCGATCCTTTGACACGAACAAG GACGGTCATATAGACTTCTTGGAGTACGTGGCCGCGGTGCATCTTGTTCTTCGGGGAAAACTCGAGGACAAACTGAGATGGTCTTTTAAAGTTTATGACAGAGATGGAAATGGCTGTCTGGACCGACAGGAGGTGAAACACATTGTCAAA atCATCTACAGGATAAAGAAGCACAACGACCCGAGCATCACAGTGAATATTGAAGACATTTGTGACAGAATATTTGAACTGGTGGACAAGAATAAAGACA GTCAGATTTCTCTGGAGGAATTTATCGACGGAGCTGAAAAGGACCCGTGGGTGATGGAGCAGCTCAAGCTGGACATTGGGCCCTGTGATTGGTTCATGggacagcaggagaagaagccCTGA
- the LOC121617585 gene encoding retinal cone rhodopsin-sensitive cGMP 3',5'-cyclic phosphodiesterase subunit gamma-like, translating to MNAAAAAPGGSKAAPPKFKQKETRQFKSKAPKAGQKGFDDVPGMDGLGDAAVICPWEAFGDMELSDLAQFGIV from the exons AtgaacgcagcagcagcagcacctggaGGCTCCAAGGCCGCCCCCCCCAAGTTCAAGCAGAAGGAGACCAGGCAGTTCAAGAGCAAGGCTCCCAAAGCTGGACAGAAGGG ATTCGATGATGTCCCTGGGATGGACGGCCTTGGAG ATGCCGCGGTCATCTGCCCCTGGGAGGCGTTTGGCGACATGGAGCTGAGCGACCTGGCCCAGTTTGGCATCGTCTAG
- the LOC121617058 gene encoding guanylyl cyclase-activating protein 2-like has protein sequence MGQEGSHNEEMDPAQIQELCIMFMKECPSGALHLHEFKRIFGVQSSSAEESLYIETIFHSFDTNRDNTLDFLEYVAALNLILRGNLEDRLKWSFKMYDKDGNGKLDRQEVKRLIRIIHKIKLQTSDVSMTPSQICDRIFELVDQNNDGQITLSEFMEGAQKDEWVMNLLKLDVNATGWVIQNCGRFP, from the exons ATGGGACAAGAGGGGAGCCACAACGAGGAGATGGATCCGGCACAGATCCAGGAGCTGTGCATCATGTTCATGAAGGAGTGCCCGAGCGGTGCCCTGCACCTGCACGAGTTCAAGAGGATCTTCGGGGtacagagcagctctgcagaggagtCCCTCTACATCGAGACAATATTCCACTCCTTCGACACAAATCGG GATAACACACTGGATTTCCTGGAGTATGTAGCGGCGCTTAACTTGATTTTACGGGGGAATCTTGAAGACAGACTCAAGTGGTCCTTCAAGATGTACGACAAGGACGGTAACGGCAagctggacagacaggaagtgaaacggCTCATTAGG ATTATTCACAAAATCAAGCTCCAGACGAGCGACGTCAGCATGACGCCGTCCCAGATCTGCGACAGAATCTTTGAGCTGGTCGACCAGAATAACGACG GTCAGATTACCTTGTCGGAGTTCATGGAGGGAGCTCAGAAGGATGAATGGGTCATGAACCTGCTGAAGCTGGACGTCAACGCCACCGGTTGGGTCATCCAGAACTGCGGGAGGTTCCCGTGA